One genomic segment of Kiritimatiella glycovorans includes these proteins:
- the hisC gene encoding histidinol-phosphate transaminase encodes MNPSLLRRAVREMEAYVPGEQPADTGIIKLNTNENPYPPSPGVSRVLASFDPQRLRKYPDPGCAPLRTLIAQRTGFRDDEILIGNGSDEILALAMRVFVERGGAAGWFDPSYSLYPVLADIEEIRHRPTALDEDFGWNDPDTEGLDLFLLTHPNAPTGMLYEQEAIADLARRFDGVLLIDEAYADFAPRNCLDMAREFGNVLVARSFSKSYSLAGLRVGYAVGSRELIGAMGKIRDSYNVDMLAQEIACAAFADDDHMRRNTDRILATRERIAEALRERGWTLPDSAGNFLWARPPGSAAEWFEALRARGILVRYFDAPRTRRHLRITVGTDEEMDAFLDAVDAAGKD; translated from the coding sequence ATGAACCCTTCTTTGCTGAGACGCGCGGTGCGCGAAATGGAGGCGTACGTTCCGGGCGAACAGCCGGCGGACACCGGCATCATCAAGCTCAACACCAACGAAAACCCCTACCCGCCCTCTCCCGGCGTAAGCAGGGTGCTCGCCTCGTTCGATCCGCAGCGGCTGCGGAAGTATCCCGACCCCGGATGCGCCCCGCTCCGCACGCTCATCGCGCAGCGCACCGGATTCCGGGACGACGAAATCCTGATCGGCAACGGTTCCGACGAAATCCTGGCCCTGGCGATGCGCGTCTTCGTCGAGCGCGGCGGGGCGGCGGGTTGGTTCGACCCCTCCTACTCGCTCTACCCCGTCCTCGCGGATATCGAAGAAATACGGCACCGACCGACCGCACTGGACGAGGATTTCGGCTGGAACGATCCGGACACGGAAGGCCTGGACCTGTTTCTGCTGACCCATCCGAACGCGCCTACGGGTATGCTCTACGAACAGGAAGCCATAGCGGATCTGGCGCGGCGGTTCGACGGCGTGCTCCTGATCGATGAGGCCTACGCGGACTTCGCGCCCCGTAACTGCCTCGATATGGCGCGGGAATTCGGGAACGTGCTCGTCGCCCGCTCGTTCTCGAAATCGTATTCGCTGGCCGGGCTGCGGGTGGGCTATGCCGTCGGCTCGCGGGAGCTGATCGGCGCCATGGGCAAAATCCGCGACTCGTACAATGTGGACATGCTGGCGCAGGAGATCGCCTGTGCGGCGTTCGCGGACGACGACCACATGCGGCGCAATACGGACCGGATTCTGGCGACGCGTGAGCGCATCGCCGAGGCGCTTCGGGAGCGGGGATGGACGCTTCCGGATTCGGCGGGGAATTTCCTGTGGGCGCGGCCGCCGGGCTCCGCGGCGGAATGGTTCGAGGCGCTGCGCGCGCGCGGGATTCTGGTGCGTTATTTCGATGCCCCGCGCACCCGGAGGCATCTGCGGATCACGGTCGGCACGGATGAAGAGATGGATGCTTTTCTGGACGCCGTCGACGCAGCCGGGAAAGACTGA
- a CDS encoding helix-turn-helix domain-containing protein, whose protein sequence is MVNNSTLRDLRRDRGLTLKDLSEATGVALSTIGNYETGRRGLSEASRAKIARYLEIPEETLKNHAVREKNGEPYQAASLAGLRQETVKRMAEMALEMEDWEGVRLFSDELRRRQAGES, encoded by the coding sequence ATGGTGAATAATTCTACACTTCGTGATCTTCGCAGGGACCGGGGCCTGACGCTGAAGGACCTCTCGGAGGCTACGGGCGTTGCGCTTTCCACTATAGGAAATTATGAAACCGGGCGCCGGGGGCTCAGCGAGGCGTCGCGCGCAAAGATCGCCCGTTACCTTGAGATTCCCGAAGAAACGTTGAAGAATCATGCCGTGCGCGAGAAGAACGGCGAACCATATCAGGCGGCGTCCCTGGCGGGCCTGCGACAGGAAACGGTGAAGCGCATGGCGGAAATGGCGCTGGAGATGGAGGACTGGGAGGGCGTCCGCCTGTTCAGCGACGAACTGCGCCGCAGGCAGGCCGGGGAATCCTGA
- the hisD gene encoding histidinol dehydrogenase → MKTSRTPPDNGKESPPIVKWRPGRTSAAVRAFLERPPVDREIEDRARAVLDDIRRRGDEAVLEYAERFDGAALTSRRLRVPARSVRAAAKRVDADFRRAAREASARIRRYAEAGMHGDWSVPTPGGGELGERWEPLDRVGVYIPGGEAPLASTALMTVCLAKAAGVAEIVACTPPDEKGQINPYVLYALDLAGATEIYRLGGIQAIGAMAFGTATVPRVRMIAGPGGPYVTAAKRLVYGEVALDMVAGPSEIAVLADDSARPAEVAADLLSQAEHGTGSEKTLLATPSHELAAGVRRELRRQVGGLAHRRAAETVLERGTLLAVTPDLDAGAELCNQFAPEHMELMVRRPERWAKKITRAGALFVGRWTPESVGDFAAGPSHVLPTGGTAAFFSGLTVDDFRRRISVVRYSEQDLRDALPITDAFGRVETLDGHARSARSRFPRGEEER, encoded by the coding sequence ATGAAAACATCCCGCACCCCGCCGGACAATGGAAAAGAGTCGCCCCCGATCGTGAAGTGGCGGCCGGGCCGTACTTCCGCCGCGGTCCGCGCCTTTCTCGAACGGCCGCCCGTGGACCGCGAGATCGAGGACCGCGCCCGTGCGGTGCTCGACGACATTCGCCGCCGCGGCGACGAAGCCGTGCTGGAGTACGCTGAACGATTCGACGGTGCCGCGCTCACCTCCCGCCGGCTGCGCGTCCCCGCGCGCAGCGTCAGGGCGGCGGCGAAGCGCGTGGACGCCGACTTCAGACGCGCGGCGCGCGAGGCGTCCGCGCGCATCCGCCGTTACGCCGAGGCCGGCATGCACGGAGACTGGTCGGTGCCGACGCCCGGCGGCGGAGAGCTGGGCGAGCGCTGGGAGCCGCTCGACCGGGTCGGCGTCTATATTCCCGGCGGCGAGGCCCCGCTGGCGTCCACGGCGCTGATGACCGTCTGCCTGGCGAAGGCGGCGGGGGTTGCGGAGATCGTCGCCTGCACGCCCCCGGACGAAAAGGGGCAGATCAATCCGTATGTGCTCTACGCCCTGGATCTGGCGGGCGCCACGGAGATTTACCGCCTCGGCGGCATCCAGGCGATCGGGGCCATGGCCTTCGGTACGGCGACCGTGCCCCGGGTGCGGATGATCGCCGGCCCGGGCGGACCCTACGTCACCGCCGCCAAGCGACTCGTCTACGGCGAGGTCGCCCTGGACATGGTGGCCGGGCCGAGCGAGATCGCGGTGCTGGCCGACGACTCGGCGCGGCCGGCGGAGGTGGCCGCCGACCTGCTCTCGCAGGCCGAACACGGCACCGGGTCGGAAAAGACCCTGCTCGCGACCCCCTCGCATGAACTCGCGGCCGGGGTGCGCCGGGAGCTGCGGCGGCAGGTCGGCGGCCTCGCCCATCGCCGCGCGGCGGAGACGGTGCTGGAGCGCGGCACGCTGCTGGCGGTGACCCCCGATCTGGATGCGGGCGCGGAGCTGTGCAACCAGTTCGCTCCCGAGCACATGGAGCTGATGGTCCGGCGGCCGGAACGATGGGCGAAGAAGATTACCCGGGCCGGCGCGCTGTTCGTGGGCAGGTGGACCCCGGAGAGCGTCGGGGACTTCGCCGCGGGCCCGAGCCACGTGCTGCCGACGGGCGGGACGGCTGCCTTTTTCAGCGGGCTGACCGTCGACGATTTTCGCCGCCGCATCAGTGTCGTGCGCTACAGCGAGCAGGATTTGAGGGATGCGCTGCCGATCACGGACGCCTTCGGGCGGGTGGAGACGCTCGACGGCCACGCCCGTTCCGCGCGAAGCCGTTTCCCGAGGGGGGAGGAGGAGCGATGA
- a CDS encoding HNH endonuclease produces the protein MDDWFDINADEEHMRRERKRARELRRTSWWKNRIAEGRCHYCGKTLTPGRLTMDHVVPVARGGKSTKGNVVPACPECNRDKKLETPADRIMRELEDGEE, from the coding sequence ATGGACGACTGGTTCGACATCAACGCCGACGAGGAGCACATGCGCCGCGAGCGCAAACGTGCCCGCGAACTCCGCCGCACGTCGTGGTGGAAGAACCGCATTGCGGAGGGCCGCTGCCATTACTGCGGAAAGACCCTGACTCCCGGCCGCCTGACAATGGACCACGTCGTCCCCGTCGCCCGCGGCGGGAAGAGCACGAAGGGCAACGTGGTGCCCGCCTGCCCCGAATGCAACCGCGACAAGAAGCTCGAAACCCCGGCGGACCGGATCATGCGCGAGCTTGAAGACGGGGAGGAATAG